The Bacteroides ovatus genomic interval TTTTCAATACCGACACCCGCCTCCACATAAGGTGTTTTTCCCATTGTTTGTGTGTTCTCTATCGGAAAAGCGAACAAACCGTCGCTCAAAGCCGGGTTGTTTTTATCGCTCAAATGTCCATATAATCCACGACAGGAAACTATTTCTCTCCATTTAAGTTTTTTCAACAACGGTACCCGGTTGAACAGCCATCCGTTGAGGAAATAAGTAACATCCCACGAGAAATATTCATCGTTCATAAACTCCATCGCATTCATCAACGAGTAAGATTCCGGTTGGATGGTATAAGAAAGGTTGGCATTAGGCATGATAAGCAACGGAAAAGGTACTTTATCCCACACTTTACCTGCTTTTAGTATAACGTCCGTATAGCCGAACGCGGAAAACCAGAAGCGTTTCTGAATACCGGCTTCGGTATGATTGTAAGTGTAATCGCTGCCCAACACTCCTTTTCCGGCAATGGTATGCGACAAGGTAAACACCGGTGCATCCAACGATACGGGAAAACGGTTCCATTGGGTCTGGAAGAATTTCTCATTCGAAGCATAACGCAACTTCAACTCTGCGGCACTGATAGAGAAATCTTTTACCGGGGTGTAGGTATCTCCTTCTTTCTTTAAAAAAGGAATCAGGTAGGAGGACTCATCTTTCCGTGTACGTGCTGTCAACTGGAAAGAAAAGCCGGAATAAAACTCATTGGTATAGGTCATCTCCGCCTGCCGGAAATAGCCGATACGGTCGTCCTTCTCACGTTTCAAGGCCAGAAACACATTGTCTTTGCTTGTATACAGGTAATTTTGTCCGTACTGGTTCACATCTGATTCGTAACGCAATTTCAATGAATGGATGGGAAATTCGTTGGCGTATTCTTTCTTCTTCTTGAAAGAATATTCCAGTTCCGCCAATCCTTTCACTCTTTCATCTTTAAACCCGTAAGCCACATATCCTTTGCCAAACAGGTGCGGATTGAGCCAGGCGGTAGTCATACCTCCGGCACGGATACGGGGACCTTCCAATGTGTTACCGCTGATAGTGGCATTCATCGGGCCGATATAGAAAAGCGGCGCTTCTTTGGAGGTAGGAATATATCCCGTAAAGAGAATGGAGAGTACTTTCTCCGTCCAGTAATATACCGGATAACTGCGTAATTGTGTCATCAGGCGGTCTACCGAGTTTTCCTGCTGGGAGATAGCGGCTTGCGGACGATTCTCCGCCCAGAATGTTTCGGGACGCGACAGGGCTTCCGTCTCTTCAATAATACGTTCGGGTTTGGTGAAGGCTTTGTCGGCTTCGGCAGTCGGCGTAAAGGTGTAGTTGCTGTAATCCGCTACACGGCGGGCAAAAATACCGTCCTGTCCTTCGGTCAGTTTAAACTCAACAGTGATACTTTCATGATCGAGCAGACGTGTGCCGTCTTCAGCGCGCTTAAATTCCTGTTCGAGCAACATGTAGTCTACAAAGTTCAGGTTTATCTTTTTGGAAAAGTTGAATACGGCACGTTTAACAAAGTAAGTAGAGTCGAGCGTCACATACAGGTGTCCGTTGAAACCGAAAGACTCGGAATTAAAAGGTGTGAAAGCAAGGTCTGCACAAGGCTCTCCAGCAATCTGCAACGTGTCCATCAGGTAATATTTATAAAAGCCTGTGCCGATACGGGACAAGGGACTGAC includes:
- a CDS encoding DUF5686 and carboxypeptidase-like regulatory domain-containing protein, with the protein product MRLMKKGTLTLFLLLAISIPLSAQYVVQGVVTDSLTKEPLPYASVRLKDTTEGTTTGSDGRFYFKTHRSEAVLVISVIGYNDYVRTIRPARNASYKVALAPTEYALGEVVVKPKREHYRKKDNPAVEFVRRMIESRDNYSPYEKDFWQRERYEKTTFALNNFDEEKQKKWLYRKFDFLTEYVDTSAVTGKPILTVSARELLATDYYRKSPRSEKQWVKGRKQAGVDEFLSKQGMQAAINEVFKDVDIYENNISLFTNKFVSPLSRIGTGFYKYYLMDTLQIAGEPCADLAFTPFNSESFGFNGHLYVTLDSTYFVKRAVFNFSKKINLNFVDYMLLEQEFKRAEDGTRLLDHESITVEFKLTEGQDGIFARRVADYSNYTFTPTAEADKAFTKPERIIEETEALSRPETFWAENRPQAAISQQENSVDRLMTQLRSYPVYYWTEKVLSILFTGYIPTSKEAPLFYIGPMNATISGNTLEGPRIRAGGMTTAWLNPHLFGKGYVAYGFKDERVKGLAELEYSFKKKKEYANEFPIHSLKLRYESDVNQYGQNYLYTSKDNVFLALKREKDDRIGYFRQAEMTYTNEFYSGFSFQLTARTRKDESSYLIPFLKKEGDTYTPVKDFSISAAELKLRYASNEKFFQTQWNRFPVSLDAPVFTLSHTIAGKGVLGSDYTYNHTEAGIQKRFWFSAFGYTDVILKAGKVWDKVPFPLLIMPNANLSYTIQPESYSLMNAMEFMNDEYFSWDVTYFLNGWLFNRVPLLKKLKWREIVSCRGLYGHLSDKNNPALSDGLFAFPIENTQTMGKTPYVEAGVGIENIFKVLRLDYIWRLTYRDSPGIDRSGLRISLHMTF